The bacterium genome contains the following window.
GCTAAGGTCACCGATCACTTGAATGTTGGCGATCCTGTGAATGTCAAGCTGGTAAAGATCACTCCGGAAGGCAAGCTTGACTTGTCGCGCAAGGCTTTGCTTCCGAAGCCGGAAGGCTACGTTGAAGAGCCTCCGCGTGAGCGTTCTGACAGGGGTCATCACGGGAAAGGACGTGAAAAGCACTCGCGGCATGAGAAGGTCAAGGATGGCGACTAACATAGGCGAAAGGTCAGCGAGGTAAGTAGTGGCGCGAGGCGCACAGTACGAAAAAAGTGTTCTGTCAAATGGTGTGAGACTTGTCACGGAGAGAATTCCCAGCGTGCGGTCGGCCGCCCTGGGAATCTGGGTGACAGTGGGTTCAAGGCATGAGTCTTCGAAGCTCAACGGAGTCTCACACTTCATCGAGCATATGGCGTTCAAGGGGACGTCAACTCGCACGGCTATCGAAATTGCGAAAGCCATCGAGCGCGGCGGTGGTCATATCAATGCGTTTACCGGGAAAGAGCTGACGTGTTTTTATGTGCACGTTCTCGATGACCAGTTGCCCAACGCAGTAGACATCTTGACGGACATTCTCCAGAACTCACTGTATGATCCGCAGGAGATGGAGAAAGAAAAGCAAGTCATCCTTGATGAGATTCGAGACCACGAGGACATGCCGGATGATGTAGCACATGAACAGTTCGTTGCGCAGGTTTTCGGCAATCATGCTCTGTCACGTCCGATTCTTGGATCGCCGGAAAACGTCTCCTCATTCACTCGCGAAAGCATTCTCAACTTTCAACGTGAGCACTATCAGGCGCCGCGAATAGTCGTTGCTGCCGCGGGGAATGTGAAGCATTCGCAGCTTGTTCGCCTCCTGTCCGACAAGTTGACCGTGAGCAGCTCGCGCAGAACCGCAAAATCGGATCCAGTGTCGGCGATGAAGCCGAGCACCACGCGGAATTCGCGGCCCATTCAACAGGCTCACATGTTCATCGGTGGCAGAAGCGTTCCGTACAAATCCCCCGATCGCATGGCGACCTCTATGCTCAATACCGTTCTTGGTGGCGGAATGTCTTCCAGATTGTTCCAGAACATCCGTGAAAAGCACGGTATTGCGTACGCAGTGTATTCATATAACGACGCTTTGTCGGACGTAGGCTATTTCGGGATATACCTCGCTACAGATAAGAGCAGAGTTGAACGCGCGAAAGAACTTGTGCTGGTCGAGTTGAAGGACTTGATGGACAAACCGCTCAGCTCACAGGAGCTGGAGGAGATCAAGGTTCAGTACAAAGGTGGGCTTATGTTGGGACTTGAGAACACCTCGAGCAGGATGATGCGGCTTGCGCGCATGGAGATTTACCAGGGAAGGTATGTTTCGCTCGACGAGATCAGCGAGCGGATTGATGCCGTTACGCCGAGGAAGATTCAAGGCATGGCGCGCAAACTGTTCGATGCACAGAATCTTGTCACAACCGTCGTTGAGCCAAACTGAGATTGACCACGCAGATTAAGATCGAAGTATTGCGGCTGGAACACGCCTTGGCAGAACTCCCCAGCTATGCGTCAAGTGGTGCTGCCGGTCTTGATCTTGCACTTGCCGGCCAGAGCGTTACTATCGAACCTCGTCAGCGAGTGCTGCTGCCCACCGGTATTTGTGTCGCGATTCCTGATGGATTTGAGGGTCAGGTTAGGCTTCGATCCGGCTTCGCACGACGGAGCGGATGCTTCATGCCGAATGCTCCCGGCACAATTGATTCGGACTATCGCGGAGAGATTCTGATTTTAGTCATGAACGCATCGGACCAGAGTGTTCGAATCGAGTCTGGCGAGCGATTTGCACAGCTTATAGTGTCTCCTGTTGCCAGAGTTGAGCTGATTGAGTCGAAGTCACTTCCACCCAGCCAACGGGCCGGGGGTGGATTTGGCAGCACCGGTCAGTAAGACGTTCTGAAATTCTGAACATTCGAAAGAGACGCGCATGAAGGACATCGAAGCAAGAGATT
Protein-coding sequences here:
- a CDS encoding insulinase family protein, translating into MRSAALGIWVTVGSRHESSKLNGVSHFIEHMAFKGTSTRTAIEIAKAIERGGGHINAFTGKELTCFYVHVLDDQLPNAVDILTDILQNSLYDPQEMEKEKQVILDEIRDHEDMPDDVAHEQFVAQVFGNHALSRPILGSPENVSSFTRESILNFQREHYQAPRIVVAAAGNVKHSQLVRLLSDKLTVSSSRRTAKSDPVSAMKPSTTRNSRPIQQAHMFIGGRSVPYKSPDRMATSMLNTVLGGGMSSRLFQNIREKHGIAYAVYSYNDALSDVGYFGIYLATDKSRVERAKELVLVELKDLMDKPLSSQELEEIKVQYKGGLMLGLENTSSRMMRLARMEIYQGRYVSLDEISERIDAVTPRKIQGMARKLFDAQNLVTTVVEPN
- the dut gene encoding dUTP diphosphatase; the encoded protein is MKIEVLRLEHALAELPSYASSGAAGLDLALAGQSVTIEPRQRVLLPTGICVAIPDGFEGQVRLRSGFARRSGCFMPNAPGTIDSDYRGEILILVMNASDQSVRIESGERFAQLIVSPVARVELIESKSLPPSQRAGGGFGSTGQ